The genome window AAACCGCTTTTTGGAAAAGGCGCCAACCAGCTCAAGCAGGAGCTGACGGCTCTGATTAAGGAAAAGCAGGCCGTGCTCAGTACGGGTTCCAGGGGGAACAGTTGTTTTGATCCCACGCTTCCCGGCCAGTGGCCTGCGCTCGGTTCAGAGCATCCGATCAGCAAAGTGACCGCCCGCATTGTTGAAATCTTTCAGACGCTCGGCTTTACGGTTGCTGACGGCCCGGACGTGGAAACCGTCTGGAACAACTTTGATGCACTCAATACACCCGCGGACCATCCGTCGCGCGACGAGCAGGACACCTTTTATCTGAACAGCGGCGATCTGCTGCGCTGCCACACTTCTCCGGTGCAGGTTCGCTATATGGAAAGCCACACGCCGCCGATCCGCATTATCGCTCCCGGTCGCTGCTACCGCCGCGACACGCCGGATGCCACGCACAGCGCCAACTTCCATCAGGTCGAAGGCCTGTTCGTCGCCGAAGATGTCTCGATGGCCGACCTCAAAGGCACGCTGGCTTATTTCGCGAAACAGTTCCTCGGTGAGGATGTGAAGATCCGTTTCCGTCCGCACTTTTTTCCGTTCACTGAGCCGAGCTTCGAAGTGGATTTCTTCTTCGAGGTTGGCGGCAAAGCCCGCTGGATCGAAATTCTGGGTGCAGGCATGGTCGATCCCGAAGTGTTCAAAAAGGTTGGTTACGACCCGGACAAAGTCACCGGTTTTGCATTCGGTATGGGAATTGAGCGTCTCGCCATGATCATGTACGGCATCAAGGATATCCGCAACCTCTACGAAAACGACGTGCGGTTCCTGTCTCAATTCTAAAACCCGGGTGGTCGTAAAAGGTTTGCTTATGCTTACTCTTTTGATGACGGGTAGATCCGGCATGGGTTTTACCCTGCAAAAAAGTTGTGGAAAATCGTGTGTTTCGCGGTCAGGTTCTCTATATTCCGGGGCTGTTTGAAGCAGTCAATATGGCTGCGCGTCCAGCCTGCCGTTCAGGGAATGGTTTTGCATTTGGTTTGCTTTGGCTGGCGGGGGAATGAGGTTTGCGGAAGTTGTGCGTCTGCATAAATAAAATTTGAGGCTTTTAAGATGAATGATCCGAAAATTATCCGTCCGGATTCACTGGGAGAGTGCAAATATGATTCGCCCCTGAAAGGGTCGATCAGCCGGTTTTATCAGAATGAAGGAGTCGCGCGCGCCTTTCGTACGAAGGATCTGGGTGCGCTCGAGAACATCAGTGATATCGAGTTTTTCGAATTGGCCGGGCCGCGTGAAAAAATCTTTTTCAACCCAGAGGAGACAACCGTCGGGATTGTGACCTGCGGGGGCCTCTGCCCGGGACTCAACGATGTGATTCGTGCGCTGACGTTCTGCAGCCTGGAAAGCTACGGCGTTAAAAAAGTGCTGGGATTCCAGTATGGATACGAAGGGCTGGTCGCCAAGTACTATCATTACCCGATGGAGCTCAACACCGAGAATACGGATGAGATCCATGAAAAAGGCGGCACGATTCTGAAATCATCACGCGGCCGGCAGTCTGATGATGATGTCATTGATACACTGGTGCACTATGGCGTGAATATTCTGTTCACGATCGGCGGCGACGGTACGCAGCGCGGTTCCCGCGATATTGTGAACCGACTCAAGGAACGCAATATTCCGATTGCGGTGGTCGGAATTCCAAAAACGATCGATAACGATATTAACGTGGTGCAGCGCAGTTTCGGATTCGAAACTGCAGTCGAGGCCACGTGGGATATTATCACCAATGCGCACTCAGAGGCCAAAGCCTATCGGAACGGGGTCGGCCTGGTGAAACTGATGGGACGTGAATCCGGATGGATCGCCGCATCCGCCACGCTGGCCAACAGCAATGTGAACTTTTGTCTGGTTCCTGAGGTTCCGTTTGATCTGTACGGGGAAAACGGTTTTCTTACACATCTTAAGCATCGGCTGCAGCGCAAGCAGCACGCCGTTGTTGTTGTTGCCGAAGGGGCCGGCCAGCAGCTGCTGGAAAACGTGAATGGCGTCGATAAGTCCGGCAATAAGAAGCTGGGGGATATCGGTGTGTTTATGCGTGATGCCATTCAGGAATATTTCACGCAGGAAAAAATGGAGATCAATGTGAAGTACTTTGATCCCAGCTACACCATTCGCGCTCGTCGAGCCAACGCCAATGATTCTATGTACTGCCTGCGTCTTGGCAGTAACGCGGTGCACGCCGCCATGGCCGGAATGACCAATATGATTGTCGGCATGCATAATGATCGACTGGTGCATCTCCCGATTCCTCTGATTGGTGAGCGCAAAGTGATCGATCCGCAGAGCTGGTTCTG of Tichowtungia aerotolerans contains these proteins:
- the pheS gene encoding phenylalanine--tRNA ligase subunit alpha — translated: MNLEELNQIKETALAEANAAADAAALEEVRIKYLSRKGLLQDVMAQLKDVPNEEKPLFGKGANQLKQELTALIKEKQAVLSTGSRGNSCFDPTLPGQWPALGSEHPISKVTARIVEIFQTLGFTVADGPDVETVWNNFDALNTPADHPSRDEQDTFYLNSGDLLRCHTSPVQVRYMESHTPPIRIIAPGRCYRRDTPDATHSANFHQVEGLFVAEDVSMADLKGTLAYFAKQFLGEDVKIRFRPHFFPFTEPSFEVDFFFEVGGKARWIEILGAGMVDPEVFKKVGYDPDKVTGFAFGMGIERLAMIMYGIKDIRNLYENDVRFLSQF
- a CDS encoding ATP-dependent 6-phosphofructokinase gives rise to the protein MNDPKIIRPDSLGECKYDSPLKGSISRFYQNEGVARAFRTKDLGALENISDIEFFELAGPREKIFFNPEETTVGIVTCGGLCPGLNDVIRALTFCSLESYGVKKVLGFQYGYEGLVAKYYHYPMELNTENTDEIHEKGGTILKSSRGRQSDDDVIDTLVHYGVNILFTIGGDGTQRGSRDIVNRLKERNIPIAVVGIPKTIDNDINVVQRSFGFETAVEATWDIITNAHSEAKAYRNGVGLVKLMGRESGWIAASATLANSNVNFCLVPEVPFDLYGENGFLTHLKHRLQRKQHAVVVVAEGAGQQLLENVNGVDKSGNKKLGDIGVFMRDAIQEYFTQEKMEINVKYFDPSYTIRARRANANDSMYCLRLGSNAVHAAMAGMTNMIVGMHNDRLVHLPIPLIGERKVIDPQSWFWQTVLQATHQAGNMLN